A stretch of Henckelia pumila isolate YLH828 chromosome 4, ASM3356847v2, whole genome shotgun sequence DNA encodes these proteins:
- the LOC140867593 gene encoding uncharacterized protein isoform X1, whose translation MELEGNSTSSSTSSLGLNLFFIGKAFDTINSDSFGEKPSIFTVPKSQVLGKVKDFLDAMSESNKTLLQDEKGNPDNYDIELLSGKESHIIEMDLMLGISDLHTPEAVAAAEATMIGYQPVISVDSSISSESDEENQDGNDEGADESSNSSLRYNGRFFEEIIKKPKIKKTIQDCGAVLRWMVNST comes from the exons ATGGAGCTAGAGGGTAACTCCACAAGTTCATCGACTTCCTCTTTAG GGTTGAATCTTTTCTTTATTGGGAAAGCGTTTGATACTATAAATTCTGATTCATTTGGTGAAAAACCCTCAATTTTTACTGTTCCTAAGAGCCAAG TTCTAGGCAAAGTGAAGGACTTTCTAGACGCGATGTCTGAATCAAACAAAACCCTGTTGCAAGATGAAAAG GGAAATCCTGATAACTATGATATCGAATTACTTAGTGGCAAAGAGTCACACATCATTGAAATG GATTTAATGCTAGGAATTTCCGATCTTCATACCCCAGAGGCTGTTGCTGCAGCAGAAGCTACCATGATTGGTTATCAACCAGTAATTTCTGTAGACTCAAGTATCAGTTCAGAATCTGATGAAGAAAACCAAGATGGGAATGATGAGGGTGCTGATGAAAGTAGTAATAGTTCTTTAAGATATAATGGGAGATTTTTTGAGGAAATCATCAAAAAGCCGAAGATCAAGAAAACGATCCAAGATTGTGGAGCTGTGCTAAGGTGGATGGTTAATTCCACGtga
- the LOC140867593 gene encoding uncharacterized protein isoform X2, which produces MELEGLNLFFIGKAFDTINSDSFGEKPSIFTVPKSQVLGKVKDFLDAMSESNKTLLQDEKGNPDNYDIELLSGKESHIIEMDLMLGISDLHTPEAVAAAEATMIGYQPVISVDSSISSESDEENQDGNDEGADESSNSSLRYNGRFFEEIIKKPKIKKTIQDCGAVLRWMVNST; this is translated from the exons ATGGAGCTAGAGG GGTTGAATCTTTTCTTTATTGGGAAAGCGTTTGATACTATAAATTCTGATTCATTTGGTGAAAAACCCTCAATTTTTACTGTTCCTAAGAGCCAAG TTCTAGGCAAAGTGAAGGACTTTCTAGACGCGATGTCTGAATCAAACAAAACCCTGTTGCAAGATGAAAAG GGAAATCCTGATAACTATGATATCGAATTACTTAGTGGCAAAGAGTCACACATCATTGAAATG GATTTAATGCTAGGAATTTCCGATCTTCATACCCCAGAGGCTGTTGCTGCAGCAGAAGCTACCATGATTGGTTATCAACCAGTAATTTCTGTAGACTCAAGTATCAGTTCAGAATCTGATGAAGAAAACCAAGATGGGAATGATGAGGGTGCTGATGAAAGTAGTAATAGTTCTTTAAGATATAATGGGAGATTTTTTGAGGAAATCATCAAAAAGCCGAAGATCAAGAAAACGATCCAAGATTGTGGAGCTGTGCTAAGGTGGATGGTTAATTCCACGtga